A single window of Hirundo rustica isolate bHirRus1 chromosome 16, bHirRus1.pri.v3, whole genome shotgun sequence DNA harbors:
- the SAMD10 gene encoding sterile alpha motif domain-containing protein 10 isoform X2, with the protein MSCGRPKDMEAAAAASAHFSFCRSLLEHTVSAENLSYRLQRNPGSSLTWHDGRSQRPDGGRTVKLLRQPGTEGSQVRGCDHYGIYHTSPTLGSLVKPVVLWTQQDVCKWLKKHCPHNYLIYVEAFSHHAITGRALLRLNGEKLQRMGIALEAQRQEVLQQVLQLQVREEVRNLQLLSQASFGNVS; encoded by the exons ccgccgctgccgccTCTGCTCACTTCAGCTTCTGCCGCAGCCTCCTGGAGCACACGGTGTCGGCCGAAAACCTCAGCTACCGCCTGCAGCGCaaccctggcagcagcctcacCTGGCACGACGGCCGCAGCCAGCGCCCCGACGGCGGCCGCACCGTCAAACTCCTGCGGCAGCCGGGCACCGAGGGCTCGCAG GTCCGTGGCTGTGACCACTATGGCATCTACCACACCAGCCCCACGCTGGGCAGCCTGGTCAAGCCAGTGGTGCTGTGGACCCAGCAGGATGTGTGCAAATGGCTGAAGAAGCACTGCCCACACAACTATCTCATCTACGTCGAGGCATTCTCCCACCACGCCATCACAG GCCGGGCGCTGCTGCGGCTGAAcggggagaagctgcagcgcATGGGGATCGCGCTGGAGGCGCAGCGCCAGGAGGTCCTGCAGCaggtcctgcagctccaggtgcgCGAGGAGGTCCGCaacctgcagctgctcagccaaG CTTCTTTTGGAAATGTCTCCTAG
- the SAMD10 gene encoding sterile alpha motif domain-containing protein 10 isoform X1, with protein MSCGRPKDMEAAAAASAHFSFCRSLLEHTVSAENLSYRLQRNPGSSLTWHDGRSQRPDGGRTVKLLRQPGTEGSQVRGCDHYGIYHTSPTLGSLVKPVVLWTQQDVCKWLKKHCPHNYLIYVEAFSHHAITGRALLRLNGEKLQRMGIALEAQRQEVLQQVLQLQVREEVRNLQLLSQDCTNTVNRAPLGWAVHRRYET; from the exons ccgccgctgccgccTCTGCTCACTTCAGCTTCTGCCGCAGCCTCCTGGAGCACACGGTGTCGGCCGAAAACCTCAGCTACCGCCTGCAGCGCaaccctggcagcagcctcacCTGGCACGACGGCCGCAGCCAGCGCCCCGACGGCGGCCGCACCGTCAAACTCCTGCGGCAGCCGGGCACCGAGGGCTCGCAG GTCCGTGGCTGTGACCACTATGGCATCTACCACACCAGCCCCACGCTGGGCAGCCTGGTCAAGCCAGTGGTGCTGTGGACCCAGCAGGATGTGTGCAAATGGCTGAAGAAGCACTGCCCACACAACTATCTCATCTACGTCGAGGCATTCTCCCACCACGCCATCACAG GCCGGGCGCTGCTGCGGCTGAAcggggagaagctgcagcgcATGGGGATCGCGCTGGAGGCGCAGCGCCAGGAGGTCCTGCAGCaggtcctgcagctccaggtgcgCGAGGAGGTCCGCaacctgcagctgctcagccaaG ATTGCACCAACACTGTGAACCGAGCTCCTCTGGGATGGGCTGTGCACCGCCGATATGAGACCTGA